One Dokdonia sp. Dokd-P16 genomic window carries:
- a CDS encoding porin family protein, protein MKKSLFFITGLFLLSFSCINAQVTSGFKAGVNIADVNGLSFDNDGSASADRIENQLDGKRTSYFVGFLVDIPISEKLSFMPEFIFSQQGKNLESFRLDYLNLPLGLKLNLSNLYINAGPQVGVKVWDPNKSGIFSNFEASAFGGLGYIFDSNIFIEARYTYGLTDIFQDNNNFTFDNAGETRFSDLEGKNAVIQLGIGYRL, encoded by the coding sequence ATGAAAAAGTCATTATTTTTTATTACGGGATTGTTTCTTTTATCTTTTTCTTGCATCAACGCCCAAGTTACGTCTGGATTCAAAGCAGGGGTAAATATTGCAGATGTAAATGGATTGTCTTTTGACAATGATGGCAGCGCTTCTGCAGATAGAATTGAAAACCAACTTGACGGTAAGCGCACAAGTTATTTTGTAGGTTTTTTAGTAGATATTCCTATCTCAGAGAAGTTAAGTTTTATGCCAGAATTTATCTTTTCACAACAGGGGAAGAATTTGGAGAGCTTCCGTTTAGATTACTTAAACCTTCCTTTAGGATTAAAGCTTAATTTAAGTAATCTTTATATCAATGCAGGACCACAAGTAGGAGTAAAAGTATGGGACCCTAATAAGTCTGGAATATTTTCAAACTTTGAAGCTTCTGCATTTGGAGGTCTAGGATACATCTTTGATTCTAATATTTTTATTGAGGCAAGATATACTTATGGCCTCACAGATATCTTTCAAGACAACAACAATTTTACTTTTGATAACGCTGGCGAGACTCGATTTTCAGATTTAGAAGGTAAAAATGCTGTGATTCAATTGGGAATAGGCTATAGACTTTAG
- the ppk1 gene encoding polyphosphate kinase 1 has protein sequence MTQTGENRYINRELSWLQFNARVLQEAADENVPLIERFRFLGIFSNNLDEFFRVRYATVRRIVDAGKTGRKALGVYSAEELLEKITEIVIEQQTESLKILEDIYKKLEKENIYMLTEDEITLPEHKTFIKDFFTDQVSLAVETIILREDVELPRIQDLDAYLMVKMVLSDTKKPLYALLEIPSTIDRFVVLPQVDGKDYIMMLDDLIRYNLDTIFSIFDYDSITAHMIKITRDAELDIESDLGKSFLEKLTRSVKGREDGEPVRFVFDKTIEQETLQFLLSKLGIERIDSIIPGGRYHNRKDYMNFPTFGRKELYYPSVKPLPIAGISLEDNLLAKVAKKDFLQYTPYQSFSYTIKFLREAALDPKVRSIKITIYRLAKLSSIASALINAAQNGKEVTVQIELRARFDEESNMRYAKKMQNEGVRLIFGVPGLKVHSKVCVIDREEEGKIVRYGFISTGNFNHATARIYTDYTLFTSNKEILKDLNKLFNFFDTNYIVNKYKHLVVAPHYSRNKMYRLIQEQIEVVKNGGNGLIRLKLNSISNYEIIDKLYEASNAGVKIEMIVRGVCCLIPGVPGMSENIKIISVIDKFLEHTRVYIFGEPGWEKVFISSSDWMSRNLDNRVEVTVPIYDEDVKKEIIETHEIAWSDNVKARVLNKEMDNRYKIDDMPAIRSQFATYDYYVNKLSQL, from the coding sequence ATGACACAAACAGGCGAAAATAGATATATAAACCGAGAGTTAAGTTGGCTGCAATTTAACGCTAGGGTATTACAAGAAGCTGCAGATGAAAATGTACCACTTATTGAGCGTTTTCGTTTTTTAGGTATTTTTTCAAATAACCTAGACGAGTTCTTTAGAGTGCGATATGCTACAGTGCGTAGAATTGTAGATGCTGGTAAAACAGGAAGAAAGGCCTTAGGAGTTTATTCTGCCGAAGAATTACTTGAAAAAATCACTGAGATTGTAATAGAACAGCAAACAGAAAGCCTCAAGATTCTTGAGGATATTTATAAAAAGCTAGAAAAAGAAAACATTTACATGCTCACCGAAGATGAGATTACACTTCCGGAGCATAAAACATTTATTAAAGACTTCTTTACAGATCAAGTATCTCTCGCTGTAGAAACCATTATCCTACGTGAAGATGTAGAGCTGCCACGTATACAAGATCTTGACGCCTATTTAATGGTAAAGATGGTGCTTTCAGATACAAAGAAGCCGTTATATGCACTTTTAGAGATACCAAGTACGATAGATCGTTTTGTCGTGTTGCCGCAAGTAGATGGTAAGGATTATATCATGATGCTTGATGATTTGATTAGGTATAATCTTGATACCATTTTTAGCATTTTTGATTATGACAGTATTACTGCTCATATGATTAAAATAACACGTGACGCAGAGCTAGATATTGAGTCTGATTTAGGTAAGAGCTTTTTAGAAAAACTCACTCGAAGCGTTAAAGGGAGAGAAGATGGGGAACCTGTGCGCTTTGTTTTTGATAAAACAATAGAGCAAGAAACGCTACAGTTTCTACTTAGTAAATTAGGTATAGAGCGCATAGATAGTATCATTCCTGGTGGTAGATATCACAACAGGAAAGATTATATGAACTTCCCGACCTTTGGTAGGAAAGAGCTCTACTACCCAAGTGTCAAGCCATTACCTATTGCTGGAATAAGCTTAGAAGATAACCTACTAGCTAAGGTTGCAAAGAAAGACTTCTTGCAATACACACCTTACCAGAGCTTCTCTTATACTATTAAATTTTTAAGAGAAGCAGCACTAGATCCTAAAGTGAGATCTATAAAAATCACTATTTATAGACTTGCAAAATTATCAAGTATCGCAAGCGCACTTATTAACGCCGCCCAAAATGGAAAAGAAGTAACGGTACAAATAGAGCTGCGGGCACGTTTTGACGAAGAGTCGAACATGCGCTATGCAAAGAAAATGCAAAATGAAGGTGTACGTCTCATCTTTGGTGTGCCTGGTTTAAAAGTGCACAGTAAAGTCTGCGTGATCGATAGAGAGGAAGAAGGGAAGATCGTGAGATATGGTTTTATAAGTACAGGAAACTTTAACCACGCTACGGCCCGTATTTATACAGATTACACACTCTTTACATCAAACAAGGAAATATTAAAGGATTTAAATAAGCTCTTCAATTTCTTTGACACCAATTATATAGTAAATAAATACAAGCATCTCGTTGTAGCGCCACACTACTCAAGAAATAAGATGTACAGGCTTATTCAAGAACAAATAGAGGTTGTAAAAAATGGTGGGAACGGTTTAATACGATTAAAGCTCAATAGTATCTCAAATTATGAAATCATTGATAAGCTTTATGAGGCGAGTAACGCTGGCGTAAAGATAGAGATGATTGTACGTGGTGTATGTTGTTTGATTCCTGGGGTACCTGGAATGAGTGAGAACATTAAAATAATTAGTGTTATAGATAAATTCTTAGAGCATACAAGAGTATATATTTTTGGAGAGCCAGGATGGGAGAAAGTTTTTATCTCTTCGTCGGACTGGATGAGCCGTAATCTTGATAATAGGGTAGAGGTAACTGTGCCTATTTACGATGAGGATGTCAAGAAAGAAATAATAGAGACACATGAGATTGCGTGGAGTGATAACGTAAAAGCACGTGTACTAAATAAGGAGATGGATAACAGATACAAAATAGACGATATGCCAGCGATAAGATCACAATTTGCTACGTATGACTATTATGTAAATAAACTCTCTCAATTATAG
- the tsaD gene encoding tRNA (adenosine(37)-N6)-threonylcarbamoyltransferase complex transferase subunit TsaD — protein sequence MNNTITSTYILAIESSCDDTAAAVLHNDKVLSNVVANQDIHQEYGGVVPELASRAHQQNIVPVVTAALRKANIDKNQLSAIAFTSGPGLLGSLLVGTSFAKSFAMGLDIPLIDVNHMQAHILAHFIDEEGYSKPTFPFLGVTISGGHTQIVRVDDYFTMEVIGQTIDDAVGEAFDKSAKILGLPYPGGPLIDTYAQLGDPKAFPFTKPKVGGLDFSFSGLKTQIMYFVQKQQLADPSFIDNRRDDVCASIQYTIVNILMDKIKKAVKETGITQIAIGGGVSANSGIRSALKASESKYGWTTYLPKFQYTTDNAAMIGIVGYLKYNELSEKNVYQDLGVSAQSRLKI from the coding sequence ATGAATAATACGATTACTTCTACTTATATTCTTGCTATAGAATCATCTTGTGATGACACCGCTGCTGCTGTTTTACACAACGACAAGGTACTCTCAAATGTTGTTGCAAACCAAGACATTCATCAAGAATATGGAGGGGTAGTTCCAGAGCTTGCTTCACGTGCACATCAACAAAATATTGTTCCCGTTGTAACGGCTGCTTTACGCAAGGCAAATATCGATAAAAATCAGCTAAGCGCTATAGCTTTTACAAGTGGTCCGGGCTTATTAGGATCTTTACTTGTAGGTACCTCTTTTGCTAAGTCATTTGCTATGGGTCTAGATATACCGCTTATTGATGTAAACCATATGCAAGCACACATTCTAGCTCATTTTATTGATGAAGAAGGCTATAGTAAACCTACATTTCCCTTTCTAGGAGTTACTATCTCTGGAGGTCACACACAGATTGTACGTGTAGATGATTACTTCACTATGGAAGTAATAGGGCAAACTATAGACGACGCCGTAGGCGAAGCTTTTGATAAAAGCGCAAAAATCTTAGGCCTACCATATCCTGGAGGACCATTAATTGACACATATGCACAACTAGGGGACCCAAAGGCCTTTCCTTTTACAAAACCTAAAGTAGGCGGACTAGACTTCAGTTTTAGTGGTCTTAAAACGCAAATCATGTATTTTGTACAGAAGCAACAGCTAGCAGATCCAAGCTTTATAGATAATCGTCGTGATGATGTTTGTGCTTCCATCCAATATACTATTGTCAATATTTTAATGGACAAAATTAAAAAAGCGGTAAAAGAAACTGGTATTACACAAATTGCCATAGGAGGAGGTGTCTCAGCAAATAGTGGAATACGCAGTGCATTAAAAGCATCTGAGTCAAAATATGGATGGACTACCTATTTACCTAAATTTCAATACACCACAGATAACGCAGCAATGATAGGAATTGTGGGTTATTTAAAATATAATGAGCTATCTGAGAAAAACGTGTATCAAGACCTTGGTGTTAGTGCTCAATCACGATTAAAAATATAA
- a CDS encoding CDP-alcohol phosphatidyltransferase family protein — protein MSKLPKAHKFVDLSDYGRTIARRIALSLKNTSATPVQVTYSFVISGFIAIICIVKGFYFWAAFFLILKSILDAADGELARIKNTPSYTGRYLDSISDILLNAAILYTIGFITDTSLYWTVLAFLCIQLQGTLYNYYYVILRSKLDGDTTSRVIEIGIPTALPGEQQSTVTFLYKTYRVLYGAFDAIIYKLDPKAEKGSITPNWLMTIVSTFGLGFQLLLIALFLVVGLADYIIPFFIAYSIMIPMLIVTRMIVTKEK, from the coding sequence ATGTCAAAATTACCCAAAGCCCACAAATTTGTTGACCTTTCTGATTATGGCCGGACCATAGCTCGCCGTATCGCTCTTTCTCTAAAAAACACTTCTGCTACCCCTGTACAAGTAACCTACTCTTTTGTAATAAGTGGTTTTATTGCTATTATTTGTATTGTAAAAGGATTTTACTTTTGGGCTGCATTCTTCTTAATTTTAAAATCAATTCTTGACGCCGCAGATGGCGAACTCGCAAGAATTAAAAATACTCCTTCATATACAGGAAGATACCTAGATTCTATATCTGATATTCTTCTAAACGCTGCAATTCTCTATACTATTGGGTTTATAACTGACACTAGTTTATACTGGACAGTACTTGCCTTCTTATGTATTCAGCTGCAAGGAACATTATATAATTACTATTATGTGATATTGCGCAGCAAGCTTGATGGCGACACCACAAGTCGTGTTATAGAAATAGGAATTCCTACCGCATTACCAGGAGAGCAGCAAAGTACGGTTACCTTTTTATATAAAACCTACAGAGTGTTGTATGGCGCATTTGATGCCATCATTTATAAACTTGACCCTAAGGCAGAGAAAGGATCTATCACACCTAACTGGTTAATGACAATAGTTTCTACTTTTGGTCTAGGCTTTCAATTATTATTAATTGCGTTGTTTCTTGTAGTTGGGCTTGCAGATTATATCATTCCTTTTTTTATAGCGTATTCTATTATGATCCCTATGCTCATAGTAACTAGAATGATTGTTACAAAAGAAAAGTAG
- a CDS encoding Ppx/GppA phosphatase family protein gives MLTIKKYAAIDIGSNAVRLLIANIIEQEDGPTLFRKNALVRVPIRLGEDVFINGEISTKNQERMEDAMKAFRLLMNAHQVLEYRACATSAMRDARNGFAFAKALKKKTNITIDIIDGEEEAKIIAATDLNSFIKEDRTYIYVDVGGGSTEITIYHMGSMIASRSFKIGTVRLLNDLVSQEDWEIMQKWIALKCENYDHIDLIGSGGNINKVFKLSAKKPGKTLSYLFLTQLYKELKTLSYEERIVKLSLNPDRADVIIPALHIYLQAMKSSKAKQIIVPKIGLADGIIKSLYHANNS, from the coding sequence GTGCTTACCATAAAAAAATATGCCGCAATAGATATAGGTTCTAATGCAGTACGTCTGCTCATAGCAAACATCATTGAGCAGGAAGATGGACCTACGCTATTTAGAAAAAACGCGTTAGTCCGTGTGCCTATTAGGCTTGGAGAAGACGTTTTTATTAACGGGGAGATTTCTACAAAAAATCAAGAGCGCATGGAGGATGCCATGAAAGCTTTTAGGTTACTTATGAATGCTCATCAAGTGCTAGAATATAGAGCTTGTGCTACAAGTGCGATGAGAGATGCTCGCAATGGTTTTGCTTTCGCGAAAGCGTTAAAGAAAAAAACGAATATTACAATAGATATCATAGACGGTGAGGAAGAGGCAAAAATTATAGCCGCTACAGATCTTAATAGCTTTATTAAAGAAGACCGAACCTATATTTATGTAGATGTAGGAGGAGGAAGTACAGAGATAACCATCTATCATATGGGTAGCATGATTGCATCTAGATCGTTTAAAATAGGAACCGTACGCTTGTTAAATGATCTCGTATCTCAAGAAGATTGGGAAATTATGCAGAAATGGATTGCTTTAAAATGTGAAAACTATGATCATATTGACCTAATAGGATCTGGAGGAAATATAAATAAGGTGTTTAAGTTAAGTGCAAAAAAGCCAGGAAAAACCTTATCATACCTCTTCCTAACGCAATTATATAAAGAGCTCAAAACTTTAAGCTATGAAGAGCGAATTGTGAAGCTGTCTCTCAACCCAGACCGTGCAGATGTAATAATTCCAGCATTGCATATTTATTTACAAGCAATGAAATCATCAAAAGCAAAACAGATAATTGTTCCAAAAATTGGACTTGCCGATGGTATTATCAAAAGTTTATATCATGCTAATAATTCATGA
- a CDS encoding 16S rRNA (uracil(1498)-N(3))-methyltransferase: MQLFYSETLTIDSDTYTLPKDESKHVIRVLRKKTGDAIHLTNGQGYLFNAIVAEENPNKCRLQIESYRYQEPRDYKLHLAVAPTKLNDRFEWLLEKATEIGITEITPLLCDHSERKVIKEERFMKIIQSAMKQSLHYHLPVLHPLTSFSEFVEHCSIENTFIAHCEDLKKESLKDYLKPNKSYTILIGPEGDFSTAEIELALKQGITPVSLGNSRLRTETAAVVACHSVAFVNE, translated from the coding sequence ATGCAGTTATTTTATAGTGAGACATTAACAATAGATAGCGATACTTATACTCTACCTAAAGATGAAAGTAAGCATGTAATACGTGTGTTACGTAAAAAAACTGGTGATGCAATTCACCTCACTAATGGACAGGGATATCTTTTTAATGCAATCGTGGCAGAAGAAAATCCTAACAAGTGTAGATTACAAATAGAAAGCTACCGTTATCAAGAGCCTAGAGATTATAAACTTCATCTAGCTGTTGCACCCACAAAACTTAATGACCGCTTTGAGTGGTTATTAGAGAAAGCTACAGAAATAGGTATCACAGAAATTACACCACTACTTTGTGACCATAGTGAACGCAAGGTTATAAAAGAAGAGCGCTTCATGAAGATTATCCAAAGCGCAATGAAGCAATCACTGCATTATCATCTTCCTGTCTTACATCCGCTCACGTCATTTTCTGAGTTTGTGGAGCATTGTAGTATAGAAAATACCTTCATTGCCCACTGTGAAGATCTTAAAAAAGAGTCCCTTAAAGATTATCTCAAGCCAAACAAATCATACACTATACTCATAGGTCCAGAAGGAGATTTTTCTACAGCCGAAATTGAACTTGCTCTCAAGCAAGGTATAACTCCTGTGTCTCTTGGTAATAGTCGTTTACGCACAGAGACAGCAGCTGTAGTTGCTTGTCACAGCGTCGCTTTTGTAAATGAGTAA
- a CDS encoding outer membrane beta-barrel protein yields MKKIVLSIIFFAFLCSTQLFAQGVRFGFKAGLSVSEISNLEYTIVNTGLDGDPAIAPFNSIDEGRYGFAVAFLAEIPVTNKLSFQPEFAFASQGNKYEGVRYDFLQIPLGLRLNLNRLFLIAGPQAGLKISFYEQSENYKSFDFSAFGGVGYHFNESIFVEARFTKGFLEVFEDDAAVRLPYTPGEGDPQADNNSLVNGDNFLVNGSGTNQYITLSIGYRL; encoded by the coding sequence ATGAAAAAAATAGTACTATCTATCATCTTTTTTGCATTTTTATGTAGCACACAGCTTTTTGCACAAGGCGTACGTTTTGGCTTTAAAGCAGGATTGAGTGTGAGTGAAATAAGCAATCTAGAGTACACTATCGTAAATACAGGTTTAGATGGCGATCCGGCTATTGCGCCTTTTAATTCAATAGATGAAGGCCGCTACGGATTTGCAGTTGCATTTCTTGCAGAAATTCCAGTAACTAACAAATTAAGCTTTCAGCCAGAATTTGCTTTTGCATCACAAGGAAACAAGTATGAAGGTGTTCGTTATGATTTTTTACAAATCCCTTTAGGATTACGTCTTAATCTTAACAGACTTTTTCTAATTGCAGGACCACAAGCAGGACTTAAGATTTCATTTTATGAGCAATCAGAAAATTACAAATCATTTGACTTTTCTGCATTTGGTGGTGTAGGATATCACTTTAACGAGAGCATCTTTGTAGAAGCTCGCTTTACAAAAGGATTCTTAGAGGTTTTTGAAGACGATGCAGCGGTACGTTTACCATATACTCCTGGAGAAGGAGATCCACAAGCAGATAATAATAGTCTTGTAAATGGTGATAACTTCCTTGTAAATGGATCAGGAACTAATCAATACATAACATTAAGTATAGGGTACCGTTTATAA